The segment GCCCGTTCCCTTGGCTGTGGTTTCGCTAGATAGTAGATAGGGACAGTAGGAATCTCGATAATCCATTCATGCGCGTCACTCATTAGATGACTCTTACCTTTTATCCGggctttcttgaatttcttcacactGACATTGGTACGAACTATTGAGAATGTCTACGTGGCCCTACCATAGATTTTTgggttgagaaaaaataaacactttGATGctcaaataagaaaataaactacAATAATCTTATACTCATTAAGTTACGTATTTGGAAACTTATTACTCTAATGacttaccatttttttttatcctgtATCGCCAAATTTATTCAGATATTCGACAAAGACATGAGAACAGtaaatgaaaagtaaaagtCATTGATTAggtatattaaattaaagataggatttaattaaggaaaaatgcGGCTGCCGCCGACTTCATAACCGACCTCCCTGAGAAAACGGCAGAAAACTCAGTTCCTTGGTCGTATAAGTGGAttatacatacaaaaaaagttataaacaaaatgtgaaatcaaatattaattaatacatttgatgattttccaaaaattaaagaattaatcagttttctttcttttgtaattttactAACTTTAGGTAGATAATTCACTCTaagcaaaaaatgcaaaaaaaaaaatgaaataaaaaaaaccaaagtgtaggcaaagaaaaactaaattgaattatatttaaaagtaGAATGAATTATCtattacaaataattttttgatttcaaaattcaaaaacaaaatcaaaactaataataattttaaaaaaattaaatatcctgTATAATCCATTTTGAtttgaaatatcttttttaaatattaattgcaacaaataattattatgtGTGTTtcattatgatttaaaaatattactaagaaaaaaaattatggatCGTCTATGTAAATAACTAATTAATCATATgtgaatgcaaaaaattaattttcaaatcgTATTGGAAAAAGCAAGAGTGAAAACTactctaagatttttttttttcattcaaataagtATGatccataaaaatattaagtgatgaaaatgtttgttcATAACATCAAGATTTAATTATCTCAATTAttgctaaagaaaataaagaaaaaataacgtAGAAAGGAATTTCAATCTTCGAAACCTTTACttatctttaaattaaaaaaaaaaaaaaagaaagatcaattgaaataattaatgaacACAACAATTTCATCCGTTTACACACTCATGCACACatgttgaaattgaaattgcaGCTCCATTCATCCTTCGATAAATCCTGATGCACTCAATGATGGCCAACCTTCAACCAATGATGCAATACAACCACAACCGTGCACCAACCACACAAACCAAAATATTGTTGTACCACCATATAGCCGTATTGTGTGAAAGATAATCTATGGAACCCAACGAAGTAAAAGGGAACGAAAATTGCTAATGATAAGGCGATAAGGGGAGGAAGAGTGATTGAGGAAGTATTATCTTTACATAGGTACATTGTCATGCAAAATTTTAGTACTTAAATCTAGAGTCTGTATTAAtgtaattaactaaaaaaatttagtaGTTGTATCAGAAAATTCTAGCCATTGTTCCTGTAGTCATTGAGCTCTAATAAGTTatctttactaaaaaaaaaaaatgttatcaaaaaaaaacttaaagattagctatggaaatttttgtgaaaatttaaaaaaaaaactgtaatttttacattaatgGTATTTAAGCAAATAAACtggattttcatttaacatGGTTAACTTTATGTAAAGTACTTTCTTTTTGGGCAActactaaattttttttacttactaAAATTCCCTACTAAAATCTAATGAGGTGATGGGGTGTGAAAAAAGAATCCCTACTAAAGTTCTATCAGAAAATTATGATCTAATTTATGGCACTTATAATTTCCTCATATACTTCATTTCGTGTCTGATTGTCGTTTTCTGCAATTCCAAGATTACCATGTGCAATAAAAACGCAAAAATCCTCGGGACTTCTCACCCTTGACATTCCCACATACAGGTGACCATGTGAGAAGAGCGGAGTCGGAAGATACAATCCAACTTTGCTCAGCGTCTGTCCTTGGCTTTTATTTACTGTCATGGCATGAGACCCATAAACTGGAAATTGACGTCGCGTGTAGTTGACAGGCACGTCGTGGTGCTCATTCGTTGCAATGTCCAAGCGAGGTAGACAAACAGCATTGCCCTTCCCGTGTCCATTGAGAATGACACACCTCAAGAGATGATCATGCAGGCCAATTACACGCAATCTCGTTCCGTTGAGAAGTCCAATTTTGGAATTGAGATTCCGACAAATCATTACAATGGAGCCCTTCTTCAGTGTCAGGACGTGTGGTGGAAGCCCTGATGGATGCTGCGCAGCCAAAAATTCATCACTGTACAGCATTCGCGTCTCATCTGTCTCATCAACAATGCGATTACTTGCTCGATAGACTCGTGCTACTCCCTCCATCCTTCTCGTAACAGCATCATTGATGACATGACATGCATCATGTCGAGGACACAAAATCGCACACTGATCAGAAACTTCGTTGCCAATTTCAGCTCCAAATACCCTATCAATGAGTGCATCCACAGAGCGAACACACAAACGTCCTGGGAATGTGTGCAAACCATTAATGTTGGACTTTTTCCCCTCTCCTATTGCTTGTAGTTCTCTGGCAAACTCCTCATTTCCGTGACCCGCTCGTTCATTGAATTGAAGCCGAAGACGCCGAAAGTATATCCAAGTCTCGTGAAGAAGAAGGGAACGCGCTACAACTTCAGCTCGATCTCCATGAGAAACAACCGGAAGTATTTGTCGAAAATCTCCTCCAAGAACCATGACCTTGTTTCCGAAAGGCATGGCACATCCAGTGATCTCTTGCAAACATCTATTCACAGCGGAGAATGCGTGAGAGTCAGTCATTGAACACTCATCCCACAGAATGATGTCTGCATTGAAGAGCTTCCGTCCATCAGATGAATGTCGAGGAATGTTGCATGTGGTGGTCTCCGTAAGTGTTGGTGAAAGTCTGAATGTTGCATGTACTGTCCTTCCTGTTGGGAGAAGAGATGCTGCAATTCCTGTCCATGCGGTGACGATGCAATTGAAGCCCTCAGCCaaacaataataatatattGTTTCGTAGAGGAAAGTTTTTCCGGTCCCACCTGGTCCATCGATGAAGAAACACCGCCGATCGGGTGCGTGCTGCTGATCACCACCTCTACGACGCTCATGAAGGGATGCCACAATTGTATCGAAGATATCTCGCTGTGCAGAATTCAGAAGTCCGTAACGCTCCGAAAGGATTACTGCGATGTCCTCCATCGTTGGTTGTTGTGCTCCATTGTTCCGGATAACAGCAGCTGCAGTGTGGGGAAGTTCATCCATGATGGTGACATCTCGAAGGTACTGGTTGAGTGGTTGGGCACCATTTTCCCTGAGAATGGAATTGATGTGGGCCAACGCGTATCCATGTGCTTCCTCGGTGCTACATCCAAGCGCTGCAAGAAAATCTCCGCTGAGTTGATCCTTGTGAGTGTTCCATGTCGTCTGGGCATTTGGGGGATTGTTGAACTGCAACATGATTGCAAAAGTGATGCGACATGCCAGTGGTGTGTCCAGTGTTAGAGCCTCTGCAATAGTCCATGGGAATTCCTCGTCCGAAGCAATCAAACCTCGAGCAATGGCTGCCTCCGAGAAGGTATTGTACACAATTCCATTGCACGTTCGTACATCATTCCAAGAAGTGCATCCCGTAAcatgaagaagaagcaaaCGTAGACATCGAAGTTCAACATTTTGGGCATTCACTGGGCAAATGCGTCCAATTGCTTCGAATGACTTGAAGAAGTTCATCTGCCGCAAATTCCACCTGTTGTCCCTCCATGAAAACATCTTGACATATTGTGGGTATGTCAAGTGAAGTCCATACTTGTTGTACACATGGTCCCTTGTACGTTGATCATCGACGCCGGCCAATTCTCTGTCCGCGATTCCCTTGTAGTGAAGATTCGAATCCAAccatttcatcaattttgaCGCCTTATCCCGAATGTTTTCTGGATCTTCATCCCCACGGAAGTAAATCCGATGTTCACCTTCAAGATGCACTGGAAGACTCTCGATGTTGTGAGAATGCTTGTGCATTTCGAATGTTGCCAAATGCCAAGCAGCCTCGGGAGAACTCAGGAATCTACAGGATTCATACGTTGTCACCTCGTTGTTCAGATCCAGTCGCACGTTAGCAGCCGCAACTCCCTTGAAGATGTACTTGAAGATGTATTTTGCCACTTGAACCATCGTACAATGTTCAACATTGATGTGGCAGTTGTAGCGCTCCAGAAGATATTTGTTGTATGGAACAACCCATCGATTGTCCAATCTCCTGCCATCACGCATCACTGAAGCATCATTATTTCGTCGACGATATATGGGATATCCATTTGGCCGGAATGCTGTTGCCTCGATGAAATCCTTTGGGAAATTCTTGGAGCATTTCCCATCCTTCCAGCAGCGAGATGTTGTATGTTCCGGTCCGCATGGTCCATGCATCATATGACGCTTCACCAGATGACAATGGGATTCATCATCATTGGGAATTTCTGCGCTGATGCAAGCGTCCACCTGCTCCGCGGTATGCAATTTATCCTCAGGGTAGACACCAATGAGAAAATGCGCATGTGGAAGCCCCCTCTTCTGGAACTCGATGCTGTATGTGTAGTAACGAACACGTCCGAAGATCATCTTATCCACCAGTTGATTCTTGAAGTCCTGAAGTTTTGCATGGAAAACTCTGCACATCAGCAAGACCTGGTCCTCGGCCTTCATGTGCGGCTGCAGATTCTCCCTAATTTCTGGCCATTCCGTATTTGTGGTGAATGTAATGAAGAGGTCAGGTTTGCCGAATTCCGTCATCATCGCCATGGCATCGCAGTACTTATTGTGCATATTCCTTGGGCTCCCAAGAAAGGCCGATGGCAAAATGACCTTAACACCATGTGGTCCATTTACTGGGGGAAGGGGATTACCACTCTCGTCGGTAATATCTGGCCGGAAGATTcttccatcatcatcattcaGTCGACGCAAATCACCTGCAGACATTGCACGTAGATCACCTTGGTGTGACTTGATGTAGGACAGCTTGTTCTGCTCAATCCTATGAGCGACATCCACGATGTACTGCTGAAGAAGACGTCCAAAGTTCAGCAACGGCGATCCTCCATCCTCAGGTGCACGATACATTAGTGAATACATGGTGTATTCCCTCAATGTCACCTTCCGCGTTCTGAAGTTCTCCGCCAACGATGTCATGTTGGGGAACCATCCAACGGTGCCATACGGCCTCATCAGAGGGTATGTCAGGGGATCCACGTTGAAAGAGATGTTGGGTACAATTTTGTACCCAAATGGATCATTGGGTGTTCCATCAATAGGCTTCACCACAATGCCGTTGAATTCCAACGGAGCTCCATCTCTTGTGGTGTAGATGGCGGCTATTTCCGAGCCTGTCACATCTGCCCCATGTGTGCCGCTGTTTTGACCTGGACGGTCAAACAGCATGAGGACGGGTTGGATGCTCTGCGGTTGCGGCTCACCTCGAGCTACAGCTGCAGAGCGCACCCTCTCCAACTCGGTCGCCTCATATTCGCGTAGCCGCCTGTAGGCTCTCGCGAATGGATTATTGGTGCGTATGATAGCATCCAATTCCCTGATGAGGAGGTCATCCAAATGGTCGCCCAGTTGACCATTGACTCGTTGTGCGGCCGCTTGTTCTGGATCCAGAAAATACAGTTGTCCAAAGGCAGCTTGATTTGGATCCTGTGGTCGTGGGTATGACACGTAGTGATACGCCACGCCATGGATCCAAAACACGTATGGTCCCTCGGGGATGGGCGCGTCCGGATGATTCCTGGGATGATTAAATTTGTACGATGCAAATCCAAGCGCTGTGTTGTATTTCCTGATGTTCTTCTGGAAAGAGCGGGCTACGGGGTCCTCGGTGTCCTGCAGAAGCTGCTGAATCCGCTCATGTTGGGGTATGGGAGGTATCCGTACCTTCCCATTCATACAGCAAATCGCAAATTCCCGCGCTGCTGGGTTCCCATTGGTAGCTTCTGCGCTAAAATTGAGGCTAGCGCAGTGCCTACACTTGATGAGTGGGCCCAGATAGTGAGACTCTACGGTGGCATTTCCCCTCAATGCCTCACCGCGTGCATTAAATGCATCCTGGAGACGTTGGTGCTCATCACGCCATTTTGTCTCCATCTTCAGTCTCCGCCTCTTCTCTATTGGGGTTTCCCTGATGTTAGGGTTATCCCCGTAGAGGACGTGTCCTGTCCATCGCAGTCTCATCCCTGTTGGTCCGTAGTTGTATCCAGGTCGTCCTCTCCTTCCGCTGATCCTCGGCACGTCCGTGATGTTGTCCGGATGTGGCACCGGAGTACCGAGGTACTCGTGGTAGTCGCTTCGTGGTGGCTGCTGTGGAAAAACAGGAGGCAGGGGCGGAACCCGACCTCCTCCAGGGATTGGGACATCtgtatcatcatcatcatctgaTGAGTCATGCAGATGTGGGGGGGGAGGCAATGGGGGGGCTCCATCTGAGCGGCCAGGCTGTGCTGGTGGTACAACAATTGGATTGGGTTGTGGGTTTGGTCGTGGGTTTGGTTGTGGGTTTGGTCGTGGGTTTGGTTGTGGGTTTGGTGGGGTGTCAAAAGCATCACTGGAATCCTCATGGGGGACATTGGGAGGTGCAGAAGGTGAACTGGATGGTGAAGGGATCTCTCGCAATGGCTGACACAGGGTAATTGAGTGAGAGGAAATACCATCATTTCCGGCTTCTGACCATGGCAGACTggaaaaatatgatattttttcttttttaatttttaatgattcaaAAGGacatacccaaaaaaaaataaataggaaaaaaaataatgaaatatttaaatcgtttttcttttattttattttatttttaattttttttaatattcatataaaaacaattaaatttgatattttatttccaccCATTTGCTGTAGCTATAGCTGCGAATCCTTCACTTTTAtctgtcagaaaaaaaattatttcacaaaaactatctttttttttttgtaaacattcacttaaaaaatgacattgtaaacaaaaattacattGTAAACAAAACGACATACAATTtgcaacagttttttttttcttaaaatttactAATAACTCTACCTACAATTTCAAAGGattttagggaaatttttatcataaaaatattacttttgtaagaaaaacaaagaaattgcgaaaaataaacttaaataaaaaaaatataatttgaa is part of the Lutzomyia longipalpis isolate SR_M1_2022 chromosome 3, ASM2433408v1 genome and harbors:
- the LOC129792327 gene encoding uncharacterized protein LOC129792327 codes for the protein MAENRNYGPPIAQSSSTNLIGRRNSADTGQLEGERRRLDMLSKSQPAESTTPAKMPRISNSLPWSEAGNDGISSHSITLCQPLREIPSPSSSPSAPPNVPHEDSSDAFDTPPNPQPNPRPNPQPNPRPNPQPNPIVVPPAQPGRSDGAPPLPPPPHLHDSSDDDDDTDVPIPGGGRVPPLPPVFPQQPPRSDYHEYLGTPVPHPDNITDVPRISGRRGRPGYNYGPTGMRLRWTGHVLYGDNPNIRETPIEKRRRLKMETKWRDEHQRLQDAFNARGEALRGNATVESHYLGPLIKCRHCASLNFSAEATNGNPAAREFAICCMNGKVRIPPIPQHERIQQLLQDTEDPVARSFQKNIRKYNTALGFASYKFNHPRNHPDAPIPEGPYVFWIHGVAYHYVSYPRPQDPNQAAFGQLYFLDPEQAAAQRVNGQLGDHLDDLLIRELDAIIRTNNPFARAYRRLREYEATELERVRSAAVARGEPQPQSIQPVLMLFDRPGQNSGTHGADVTGSEIAAIYTTRDGAPLEFNGIVVKPIDGTPNDPFGYKIVPNISFNVDPLTYPLMRPYGTVGWFPNMTSLAENFRTRKVTLREYTMYSLMYRAPEDGGSPLLNFGRLLQQYIVDVAHRIEQNKLSYIKSHQGDLRAMSAGDLRRLNDDDGRIFRPDITDESGNPLPPVNGPHGVKVILPSAFLGSPRNMHNKYCDAMAMMTEFGKPDLFITFTTNTEWPEIRENLQPHMKAEDQVLLMCRVFHAKLQDFKNQLVDKMIFGRVRYYTYSIEFQKRGLPHAHFLIGVYPEDKLHTAEQVDACISAEIPNDDESHCHLVKRHMMHGPCGPEHTTSRCWKDGKCSKNFPKDFIEATAFRPNGYPIYRRRNNDASVMRDGRRLDNRWVVPYNKYLLERYNCHINVEHCTMVQVAKYIFKYIFKGVAAANVRLDLNNEVTTYESCRFLSSPEAAWHLATFEMHKHSHNIESLPVHLEGEHRIYFRGDEDPENIRDKASKLMKWLDSNLHYKGIADRELAGVDDQRTRDHVYNKYGLHLTYPQYVKMFSWRDNRWNLRQMNFFKSFEAIGRICPVNAQNVELRCLRLLLLHVTGCTSWNDVRTCNGIVYNTFSEAAIARGLIASDEEFPWTIAEALTLDTPLACRITFAIMLQFNNPPNAQTTWNTHKDQLSGDFLAALGCSTEEAHGYALAHINSILRENGAQPLNQYLRDVTIMDELPHTAAAVIRNNGAQQPTMEDIAVILSERYGLLNSAQRDIFDTIVASLHERRRGGDQQHAPDRRCFFIDGPGGTGKTFLYETIYYYCLAEGFNCIVTAWTGIAASLLPTGRTVHATFRLSPTLTETTTCNIPRHSSDGRKLFNADIILWDECSMTDSHAFSAVNRCLQEITGCAMPFGNKVMVLGGDFRQILPVVSHGDRAEVVARSLLLHETWIYFRRLRLQFNERAGHGNEEFARELQAIGEGKKSNINGLHTFPGRLCVRSVDALIDRVFGAEIGNEVSDQCAILCPRHDACHVINDAVTRRMEGVARVYRASNRIVDETDETRMLYSDEFLAAQHPSGLPPHVLTLKKGSIVMICRNLNSKIGLLNGTRLRVIGLHDHLLRCVILNGHGKGNAVCLPRLDIATNEHHDVPVNYTRRQFPVYGSHAMTVNKSQGQTLSKVGLYLPTPLFSHGHLYVGMSRVRSPEDFCVFIAHGNLGIAENDNQTRNEVYEEIISAIN